TTTCCTAATTTTTGGGAAGTATTTCAAGGATTTTATAAATGAATATATATTTAATCGGCTATAGATGTTCTGGCAAAACTTCAGTAGGAAGTTATATTGCATCTATAATGGGTACTCCATTTATTGATGCAGATCAGGAATTAGTGAAAGATGCGGGAATGCCCATATCAAAAATAGTTGATGATAAGGGGTGGGATTTTTTTAGGGAACTTGAAAAACAAACTATCAAAAAAATTTCTGGTTTTTCCCAAAAGCACGTAGTCGCAACAGGGGGCGGAGTTATACTTAAGGCCGAAAATATTGAGGTTATGAAAAAAAGCGGCGTCGTAATATGGCTTAAAGTTAATTCTGAAACTATTAAAAAAAGGATGTTTTTAGACGAAACAACAAAAGAATTTAGGCCAAGTCTTACATCAAAAAGCCTTGATAAGGAAATAGAAGATACTCTTTTAGAAAGAATACCGCTTTATGAAAAAGCCAAAGATTTCTCCATTGAAACAGATAATATTTCTATAGAAGATACCGCAGCATTAATAAAGGATTATTTAATTAGAACTAAAAATTAAAATATCTTTTTTCTGATTATAACGATTTTTTGGGAGGATTTGAAAGCCTCCCAAAGACCGCTCCTAAAATTTAAAGATTCCGCAACTAATTCCTTTTTTATTTGGCATATTTAATTTTCAAA
This is a stretch of genomic DNA from Desulfobacterales bacterium. It encodes these proteins:
- a CDS encoding shikimate kinase; its protein translation is MNIYLIGYRCSGKTSVGSYIASIMGTPFIDADQELVKDAGMPISKIVDDKGWDFFRELEKQTIKKISGFSQKHVVATGGGVILKAENIEVMKKSGVVIWLKVNSETIKKRMFLDETTKEFRPSLTSKSLDKEIEDTLLERIPLYEKAKDFSIETDNISIEDTAALIKDYLIRTKN